A genome region from Crossiella equi includes the following:
- a CDS encoding AMIN-like domain-containing (lipo)protein: MFKKVSLLLTAALAFLLLAPLSASATPGYCGISWGSQEKSATPTTSAELVNVRAGQQNCYDRLVLDFNGYVDGYTVFYTDEVHEDPTGEPVPLRGGAFLSVSVNGPAYNERGEPTYHPANRSELVNVTRFQTFRQVAWAGSFEGISTVGLGVRARLPFRVFTLPGRVVVDVAHFW; the protein is encoded by the coding sequence GTGTTCAAGAAGGTTTCGCTGTTACTGACCGCCGCACTGGCGTTCCTGCTGCTGGCGCCGCTGAGCGCCTCGGCAACGCCGGGCTACTGCGGCATCTCGTGGGGTTCTCAGGAGAAGTCGGCCACGCCGACCACCAGCGCGGAGCTGGTGAACGTGCGGGCGGGCCAGCAGAACTGCTACGACCGCCTGGTCCTCGACTTCAACGGCTACGTCGACGGCTACACGGTCTTCTACACCGACGAGGTGCACGAGGACCCCACCGGCGAGCCGGTCCCGTTGCGCGGCGGGGCGTTCCTGTCGGTCTCGGTCAACGGGCCCGCCTACAACGAGCGCGGTGAGCCGACCTACCACCCGGCCAACCGCAGCGAGCTGGTCAACGTCACCAGGTTCCAGACCTTCCGCCAGGTCGCGTGGGCAGGCTCGTTCGAGGGCATCAGCACCGTCGGCCTGGGCGTGCGCGCCCGGCTGCCGTTCCGCGTGTTCACCCTGCCCGGCAGGGTCGTGGTGGACGTCGCGCACTTCTGGTGA
- a CDS encoding carboxymuconolactone decarboxylase family protein: protein MNIQELAPEAYKAMYGLEKFLHSSTLPKTILELVKLRVSQVNGCAFCVDMHAHDLKKDGETDERLFSVVTWREAPFFTDAERAALNLAEEATELGKHGVSDEAWAEARKHFDEQTLAALVVAIATINAWNRYGVTLRLTPGALRK, encoded by the coding sequence ATGAACATCCAGGAGCTCGCCCCCGAGGCCTACAAGGCGATGTACGGGCTGGAGAAGTTCCTGCACAGCAGCACCCTGCCGAAGACGATCCTGGAGCTGGTGAAGCTGCGGGTCAGCCAGGTCAACGGCTGCGCCTTCTGCGTGGACATGCACGCCCACGACCTGAAGAAGGACGGCGAGACCGACGAGCGCCTGTTCTCCGTGGTGACCTGGCGCGAGGCGCCGTTCTTCACCGACGCCGAACGCGCCGCGCTGAACCTGGCCGAGGAGGCCACCGAGCTGGGCAAGCACGGGGTCAGCGACGAGGCCTGGGCCGAGGCGCGGAAGCACTTCGACGAGCAGACGCTGGCCGCCCTGGTGGTGGCGATCGCGACCATCAACGCCTGGAACCGCTACGGCGTGACGCTGCGCCTGACCCCGGGGGCGCTGCGCAAGTGA
- a CDS encoding response regulator, with the protein MRVVIAEDLVLLRDGLIRLLTAHGFEVVAAVDNGRDLLEALVTHQPDVAVCDVRLPPTFTDEGLRAAIEARRRHAGLPVLILSQYVEQLYARELLSDAAGGVGYLLKDRVADVGQFVDAVRRVAAGGTAMDPDVIAQLLARHSRDKPVTALTPREREVLGLMAEGRSNAAIAGRLFITEKAVSKHTNNIFGKLGLLPAEDDNRRVLAVLAYLNA; encoded by the coding sequence GTGCGCGTAGTCATCGCAGAAGACCTCGTCCTGCTCCGCGACGGCCTCATCCGGCTGCTCACGGCGCACGGGTTCGAGGTGGTCGCGGCCGTGGACAACGGTCGCGACCTCCTCGAGGCCCTGGTCACCCACCAGCCCGACGTGGCCGTGTGCGACGTGCGGCTGCCGCCCACGTTCACCGACGAGGGGCTGCGCGCCGCGATCGAGGCCCGCCGCCGCCACGCCGGGCTGCCGGTGCTGATCCTGTCGCAGTACGTGGAGCAGCTCTACGCCCGCGAGCTGCTCTCCGATGCCGCCGGGGGTGTCGGCTACCTGCTCAAGGACCGGGTCGCCGACGTCGGCCAGTTCGTGGACGCGGTGCGCCGGGTGGCCGCGGGCGGTACCGCGATGGACCCGGACGTCATCGCCCAGCTGCTGGCCCGGCACTCGCGGGACAAGCCGGTCACCGCGCTGACCCCGCGCGAGCGGGAGGTGCTGGGCCTGATGGCCGAGGGCCGGTCCAACGCCGCGATCGCGGGGCGGCTGTTCATCACCGAGAAGGCGGTCAGCAAGCACACCAACAACATCTTCGGCAAGCTCGGCTTGTTGCCCGCCGAGGACGACAACCGCCGCGTGCTGGCGGTGCTGGCCTACCTGAACGCGTGA
- a CDS encoding endo-alpha-N-acetylgalactosaminidase family protein yields the protein MEVLVPSRLSPVVLAAALALPVSALPAQAQPSLTLRSADLAVRVGAEFPRVQHYTDRRSGAVLHGRAAPLEVVQLNGRDHRATARLRVTGNTARYALTFAELPGVRLDTSLRLSGRTLTFTVDGVTDTPAFRVGTIDIRDHDLLTARAADPSAQVAAARVELDKNGNGDRIHPVTASTPVDAAPQGSAYAMLSTGKLAAAIETNSTYDNDGGAGANENGRIWRQARATPDGPAVSLWSGRWTHRAAGAPDTEPAPWAKVVVTGERNDDGRTDWQDAAIAFREIMWQPLGAERTKDRVVQRIPFNIASSATHPFTRTLDDTKRVSLATDGLGQFVVLKGYQSEGHDAAHPDYGGHYNERAGGLAGLKTLLAKGKRWNADFGVHVNATESYPEAKAFSETLVDKGNKQWAWMDQSYRIDQRRDLTSGDLQRRLAQLRAETGDGLDFLYFDVFRETGWTADRLQREARQLGYQLSTEWSHRLERESLWTHWATDIDYGGDTVRGINSAIIRFARNHQKDVFVHSPLLLGARIVEFEGWTGEADYTKFLANVFEQNLPTKFLQQSPLTRLSATEAVFDNGVTSSKTDGVLRFHQQGRLVYEGGEYLLPWSGGKAYHYNPAGGTGTWALPRELASAGTVQLYKLTEDGRQHVAALPVRDGKVSITAQPRTAYVVTTQRPAPAPRVGYGEGTPVRNPGFDAGLRDWTSSGAVAVEQNARGQREAVVRGGAAEVRQRARLAPGSYAASILVEVEPGRSRPVTVFAGGRETRLDRSTVTNTVASEEKNGTRFQRIRVFFRATGDTEVGVRVGAGDAVVRLDDLRVVRSADPGGHWDFEDVDQGFGPFVPGGEIAPTDARTHLAEKHAPFTQRGWNGKAVDDVLEGNWSLKSFEYQKHLVYRTIPATVRFEPGHRYRVSFRYAAQSGNYAWVVGEDAAGGAARDVQVTPLPARGEPGTHTVELTGSATGDTWVGLRRTTGGDGEELSLDQFEVFDLGPTTG from the coding sequence GTGGAGGTGCTCGTGCCGTCCCGCCTGTCCCCCGTGGTGCTCGCCGCCGCACTCGCCTTGCCCGTCTCCGCCCTGCCCGCGCAGGCCCAGCCGTCCCTGACCCTGCGCTCGGCCGATCTCGCGGTGCGGGTGGGCGCGGAGTTCCCGCGCGTGCAGCACTACACCGACCGGCGCTCCGGCGCCGTGCTGCACGGCCGGGCCGCGCCCCTGGAGGTCGTGCAGCTCAACGGCAGGGACCACCGCGCCACCGCGCGGCTGCGCGTCACCGGCAACACCGCCCGGTACGCGCTGACCTTCGCCGAGCTGCCCGGCGTCCGCCTGGACACCTCGCTGCGGCTGAGCGGCCGCACGCTCACCTTCACCGTCGACGGCGTCACCGACACCCCGGCCTTCCGGGTCGGCACGATCGACATCCGCGACCACGACCTGCTCACCGCGCGGGCCGCCGACCCGTCCGCCCAGGTCGCGGCGGCACGGGTGGAGCTGGACAAGAACGGCAACGGCGACCGGATCCACCCGGTCACCGCGAGCACCCCGGTGGACGCGGCACCGCAGGGCTCGGCCTACGCGATGCTGAGCACCGGGAAGCTGGCCGCGGCGATCGAGACGAACTCGACCTACGACAACGACGGCGGCGCGGGCGCGAACGAGAACGGCCGCATCTGGCGGCAGGCCCGCGCCACCCCGGACGGTCCGGCGGTGAGCCTGTGGAGCGGCCGCTGGACGCACCGCGCGGCGGGCGCCCCGGACACCGAGCCCGCGCCGTGGGCGAAGGTCGTGGTGACCGGCGAGCGCAACGACGACGGCCGCACCGACTGGCAGGACGCGGCGATCGCGTTCCGGGAGATCATGTGGCAGCCGCTCGGGGCCGAGCGCACCAAGGACCGGGTGGTGCAGCGCATCCCGTTCAACATCGCCTCCTCGGCCACGCATCCGTTCACCCGGACCCTGGACGACACCAAGCGCGTCAGCCTGGCCACCGACGGGCTCGGCCAGTTCGTGGTGCTCAAGGGCTACCAGTCCGAGGGCCACGACGCCGCGCACCCCGACTACGGCGGCCACTACAACGAGCGCGCGGGCGGTCTGGCCGGGCTGAAGACGTTGCTGGCCAAGGGCAAGCGCTGGAACGCCGACTTCGGCGTGCACGTCAACGCGACCGAGTCCTACCCGGAGGCCAAGGCCTTCTCCGAGACGCTGGTGGACAAGGGCAACAAGCAGTGGGCGTGGATGGACCAGTCCTACCGGATCGACCAGCGCCGCGACCTGACCTCCGGTGACCTCCAGCGCCGCCTGGCCCAGCTGCGCGCCGAGACCGGCGACGGCCTGGACTTCCTCTACTTCGACGTCTTCCGCGAGACCGGCTGGACCGCCGACCGCCTGCAGCGGGAGGCCCGCCAGCTGGGCTACCAGCTGTCCACCGAGTGGTCGCACCGCCTGGAGCGCGAGTCGCTGTGGACGCACTGGGCCACCGACATCGACTACGGCGGTGACACCGTGCGCGGCATCAACTCCGCGATCATCCGGTTCGCCCGCAACCACCAGAAGGACGTGTTCGTGCACAGCCCGCTGCTGCTGGGCGCGCGGATCGTGGAGTTCGAGGGCTGGACCGGCGAGGCCGACTACACCAAGTTCCTGGCCAACGTCTTCGAGCAGAACCTGCCGACCAAGTTCCTCCAGCAGTCCCCGCTGACGCGGCTGTCCGCGACCGAGGCCGTGTTCGACAACGGCGTGACCTCGTCCAAGACCGACGGTGTGCTGCGGTTCCACCAGCAGGGACGCCTGGTCTACGAGGGTGGCGAGTACCTGCTGCCGTGGAGCGGGGGCAAGGCCTACCACTACAACCCGGCGGGCGGCACGGGCACCTGGGCGCTGCCGCGAGAGCTGGCCTCGGCGGGCACGGTGCAGCTGTACAAGCTGACCGAGGACGGCAGGCAGCACGTGGCCGCGCTGCCGGTGCGCGACGGCAAGGTCAGCATCACCGCGCAGCCGCGCACCGCGTACGTGGTCACCACGCAGCGCCCGGCCCCGGCACCGCGGGTCGGCTACGGCGAGGGCACCCCGGTGCGCAACCCCGGCTTCGACGCGGGCCTGCGCGACTGGACCAGCAGCGGCGCGGTCGCGGTGGAGCAGAACGCCCGCGGCCAGCGCGAGGCGGTCGTGCGGGGCGGGGCGGCCGAGGTCCGGCAGCGCGCCCGCCTGGCGCCCGGCTCGTACGCCGCCTCGATCCTGGTGGAGGTCGAACCGGGCAGGTCCCGGCCGGTCACGGTGTTCGCGGGTGGCCGGGAGACCCGGCTGGACCGGTCGACGGTGACCAACACCGTCGCCTCCGAGGAGAAGAACGGCACCAGGTTCCAGCGCATCCGCGTGTTCTTCCGGGCCACCGGCGACACCGAGGTCGGCGTGCGGGTCGGCGCCGGGGACGCGGTGGTGCGCCTGGACGACCTGCGCGTGGTGCGCTCGGCCGACCCGGGCGGCCACTGGGACTTCGAGGACGTCGACCAGGGCTTCGGCCCGTTCGTACCAGGCGGGGAGATCGCGCCGACCGACGCGCGCACGCACCTGGCCGAGAAGCACGCCCCGTTCACCCAGCGCGGCTGGAACGGCAAGGCCGTGGACGACGTGCTCGAGGGGAACTGGAGCCTGAAGTCCTTCGAGTACCAGAAGCACCTGGTCTACCGCACGATCCCGGCCACCGTGCGCTTCGAGCCGGGCCACCGCTACCGGGTGTCCTTCCGCTACGCCGCCCAGTCCGGCAACTACGCCTGGGTCGTCGGCGAGGACGCGGCGGGCGGTGCCGCGAGGGACGTCCAGGTGACCCCGCTGCCCGCGCGCGGCGAGCCCGGGACGCACACCGTGGAGCTGACCGGGTCGGCCACCGGGGACACCTGGGTGGGCCTGCGCCGGACCACCGGTGGTGACGGGGAGGAGCTCAGTCTGGACCAGTTCGAGGTGTTCGACCTCGGGCCGACCACGGGTTGA
- a CDS encoding ABC transporter ATP-binding protein gives MNEAVLLDAVTKAYGPVRAVNGVDLAVPAGQTVALLGPNGAGKSTSINLLLGLLSPDKGRAALFGGPPERAIRAGRVGVLPQEAKLIPRVTVRELVDFVRRGYPEPLPLEEVLELAGLTGLATRRADALSGGQARRVQFALAMAGDPELVVLDEPTTALDVEHRREFWNYLRAFAARGRTVLFSTHYLDEVEENADRVVVVAAGRTIADATPAGLREQVGGRTVTVRLGEHPVTRLGALPGVRAVRVSGGRAHLSSADADATVCALAQLGAVHEIEVTAVGLEEAFLALTNRERSAV, from the coding sequence ATGAACGAGGCAGTCCTGCTGGACGCGGTGACCAAGGCCTACGGCCCGGTCCGCGCGGTCAACGGTGTCGACCTGGCGGTACCCGCCGGTCAGACAGTGGCGTTGCTCGGCCCCAACGGCGCGGGCAAGTCCACCAGCATCAACCTCCTGCTCGGCCTGCTCAGCCCGGACAAGGGGCGGGCGGCGCTGTTCGGCGGTCCGCCCGAGCGGGCCATCCGCGCGGGCCGGGTCGGAGTGCTGCCGCAGGAGGCCAAGCTCATCCCGCGTGTCACCGTGCGGGAGCTCGTGGACTTCGTCCGGCGCGGCTACCCGGAACCGCTGCCGCTGGAGGAGGTGCTCGAGCTGGCCGGGCTCACCGGCCTGGCCACGCGCCGCGCCGACGCCCTGTCCGGGGGGCAGGCACGTCGGGTGCAGTTCGCGCTGGCCATGGCCGGTGACCCCGAGCTGGTCGTGCTGGACGAGCCGACCACGGCCCTGGACGTGGAGCACCGGCGCGAGTTCTGGAACTACCTGCGGGCCTTCGCCGCCCGCGGCCGGACCGTGCTGTTCTCCACCCACTACCTCGACGAGGTCGAGGAGAACGCCGACCGCGTGGTGGTCGTCGCGGCCGGTCGCACGATCGCCGACGCCACCCCGGCCGGGCTGCGCGAGCAGGTCGGCGGCCGGACGGTGACGGTGCGGCTGGGGGAGCACCCGGTGACCCGGCTCGGCGCGCTGCCGGGGGTGCGCGCCGTCCGGGTCTCCGGCGGCCGGGCCCACCTGAGCAGCGCCGACGCCGACGCCACGGTGTGCGCGCTGGCCCAGCTGGGCGCGGTGCACGAGATCGAGGTGACCGCGGTGGGCCTGGAGGAGGCCTTCCTGGCGCTCACCAACCGCGAGAGGAGCGCCGTCTGA
- a CDS encoding ABC transporter permease — MLGYVGLECRRLLRDSGFLVMSVLTPLVMYVVFNNLNVVIGQDPRHAALYTMISMSAFGAISGVLNSSVGVAEDRAMGWLRQLRLTPLSPLRIVLARVLISMLLAIPPVLSVCLAGVLVNDVALPADRWVSVVLLLWLGTAPFAAAGIAIGYLMSVRVAQLASIFVYIGLSLVGGLWIPLAAFPEWLADLARYTPTFSYADLSWRVVFEQGTSGRGLAVLAGWLVLGSGLAVYAYRRGGVRA, encoded by the coding sequence ATGCTGGGCTACGTGGGACTGGAGTGCAGGCGCCTGCTGCGGGACAGCGGGTTCCTGGTGATGAGCGTGCTCACCCCGCTGGTGATGTACGTGGTGTTCAACAACCTCAACGTGGTCATCGGCCAGGACCCCCGGCACGCCGCGCTGTACACGATGATCAGCATGTCCGCCTTCGGCGCCATCTCCGGGGTGCTCAACAGCAGCGTCGGCGTGGCCGAGGACCGGGCGATGGGCTGGCTGCGGCAGCTGCGCCTGACCCCGCTGTCCCCGCTGCGGATCGTGCTGGCCCGGGTGCTCATCTCGATGCTGCTGGCGATCCCGCCGGTGCTGTCGGTGTGCCTGGCCGGGGTGCTGGTCAACGACGTCGCGCTCCCGGCCGACCGCTGGGTGTCGGTGGTGCTGCTGTTGTGGCTGGGCACCGCGCCCTTCGCCGCCGCGGGCATCGCCATCGGCTACCTGATGTCCGTGCGGGTGGCGCAGCTGGCCAGCATCTTCGTCTACATCGGACTGTCCCTCGTGGGCGGTCTGTGGATCCCGCTGGCCGCCTTCCCGGAGTGGCTGGCCGACCTCGCCCGGTACACGCCCACCTTCAGCTATGCCGACCTGTCCTGGCGGGTGGTCTTCGAGCAGGGCACCTCCGGGCGCGGCCTCGCCGTGCTGGCCGGGTGGCTCGTGCTGGGCTCGGGACTCGCCGTGTACGCCTACCGCCGCGGCGGGGTGCGGGCATGA
- a CDS encoding sensor histidine kinase produces MCATTRPGEPPGPDRLHGQLPPVVMLPWLASLLVPATVADTPGRIGLGVFAATYAAVVWLVLRGRCPRWVPFALAVLLSAIAVLLVGHFGTYWYLPLPFTAVVWSMLTVDRGAPLVNVGGVAVVHLLGWVVWSDWPSIVIGAFLTFLAGMLTFVVLRLARAQEELARTAVAEERLRFARDLHDLLGHTLSLVVVKAEVVRRLIPRDPDAAREQAADIESVGRTALTEVREAVTGYRERGLAEELRAAASTLGEVGIRATAPEPPPLPAATSALLAWVVREGVTNVLRHAAARRCVIGVSSKGEHVELVVADDGRGAQAAPGNGLRGLTERVQAAGGELRTGPGPLGGFALTVTLPVVRP; encoded by the coding sequence GTGTGCGCGACGACACGGCCAGGGGAGCCCCCGGGTCCCGACCGCCTGCACGGCCAGCTGCCGCCGGTGGTGATGCTGCCGTGGCTGGCCTCGCTGCTCGTGCCCGCCACCGTCGCCGACACCCCGGGCCGGATCGGGCTCGGGGTGTTCGCCGCCACCTACGCCGCCGTGGTCTGGCTGGTGCTGCGCGGCCGCTGTCCGCGCTGGGTCCCGTTCGCGCTGGCCGTGCTGCTGAGCGCGATCGCGGTGCTGCTGGTGGGCCACTTCGGCACCTACTGGTACCTGCCGCTGCCGTTCACCGCCGTGGTCTGGTCCATGCTCACCGTCGACCGGGGCGCGCCCCTGGTCAACGTCGGCGGGGTGGCCGTTGTGCACCTGCTCGGCTGGGTGGTCTGGAGCGACTGGCCCTCGATCGTGATCGGCGCCTTCCTCACCTTCCTGGCCGGGATGCTCACCTTCGTGGTGCTGCGCCTGGCCCGGGCCCAGGAGGAGCTGGCCCGCACCGCGGTCGCCGAGGAACGGCTGCGCTTCGCCCGCGACCTGCACGACCTGCTCGGGCACACGCTGTCCCTGGTCGTGGTCAAGGCCGAGGTGGTGCGCAGGCTCATCCCGCGCGACCCGGACGCCGCCCGGGAGCAGGCCGCCGACATCGAGTCGGTCGGGCGCACCGCGCTGACCGAGGTGCGCGAGGCGGTCACCGGCTACCGGGAACGCGGGCTGGCCGAGGAGCTGCGCGCGGCCGCCTCGACCCTGGGCGAGGTCGGGATCCGCGCCACCGCGCCGGAGCCGCCGCCGCTGCCCGCCGCCACCTCGGCGCTGCTGGCCTGGGTGGTGCGCGAGGGCGTGACGAACGTGCTCCGGCACGCCGCCGCCCGTCGCTGTGTGATCGGTGTGAGCTCGAAGGGGGAACACGTGGAGCTGGTGGTGGCCGACGACGGCCGGGGCGCGCAGGCCGCGCCGGGCAACGGGCTGCGCGGCCTGACCGAACGGGTCCAGGCCGCCGGGGGCGAGCTGCGCACCGGCCCCGGGCCGCTGGGCGGGTTCGCGCTGACCGTGACGCTGCCGGTGGTGCGGCCGTGA